A genomic window from Plasmodium malariae genome assembly, chromosome: 10 includes:
- the PmUG01_10019600 gene encoding tRNA-YW synthesizing protein, putative, which yields MIMLGGKSDHSALLKTIFEIYSNEKKAKINVKIIYGSESLNSYKRAKEFLNELIEFFKNIITFCKEIKRITCENENITRNETNELEVELLEYFRSYLRERKKVLLRKNEGKGLLIKRKETTDEGSERNVRNVVNVVNVVNNEQNRMHNDKQLSELNNDLLDAFGRNVKTSSDTVFSNYVDCYIKTSISTVHIDFIDGNEFDHYSFFDNLEYYDLNILLLFVSTSNYGSFPKNCYKLEEHLKDLLKDNKIENNLMKNIFYSSIGFGNKQYGTNYFCAPISTCDRLLSTLGANKLYRTLKLCNQEDNEEIISEWKCNLFKMLSLSIFFYCFNYATVGRLAQLSIDKTYMALKYYFSFFCSSKQKPALEGVQDDKLKRKKKKKKKGKRMEVNMEEREANELEVGVDRGEHMLTQTLAQTQRNKLHNKTEQCSCSFDSGNESRSGKSKSIICCDEKRMNSEGSLGNEVHNGNASLCNSGSSIGIGCSSDANNSGHAANKRKGIRQQDECDSNNCEQSTRIISSESRSNGEGEEYSYSSSTDVGTSNKTAMTNCSSGDEMEDLVSGEPKDMLSINQRNKLTKEGYKIIGSHSAVKLCRWTKSHIRGRGGCYKHTFYGIISYQCMEATPSLACANKCVFCWRHHKNPVGTKWKWNKDNAESIVEQSVKKHQGMIKELKGVQSVISERFTNGMNIRHCALSLVGEPIMYPDINKLIDELHKRKISTFLVTNAQFPEELKKLHKVTQLYISIDAPNKEALRNIDRPLFKDYWERYITCIKILKTRKERSVFRFTLVKEYNMMGEEILGYSKLIELGSPDFIEIKAVTYCGSSEGYQLTMKNIPWHEEVYQFAFHLINSKQVLSDIYEITCEHKHSCSILIAKRVFKINNKWCTWINYEKFHLLVKEKKDFTAIDYCLETPSWALIGAPERGFNPADQRVYTKGKNKVKNVNVNIPIENDASKGGAP from the coding sequence atgaTAATGCTAGGGGGGAAGTCCGACCATAGTGCGCTTTTAAAAACCATATTCGAAATTTATTCAAATgagaaaaaagcaaaaataaatgtcAAGATAATTTACGGTTCCGAAAGCTTAAATAGCTACAAGCGGGctaaagaatttttaaacgaattaatagaattttttaaaaatataattacattttgtaaagaaataaagagaataacttgtgaaaatgaaaatatcaCAAGGAATGAAACGAATGAATTGGAGGTTGAACTCCTGGAGTACTTCAGATCGTACTTAagggaaaggaaaaaagtgCTTCTTAGGAAAAACGAAGGGAAAGGTTTATTAATAAAGCGAAAGGAAACAACAGATGAGGGGTCTGAGCGGAATGTGCGGAATGTGGTGAATGTGGTGAATGTGGTGAATAATGAACAGAACAGAATGCATAACGACAAACAGCTCAGCGAACTGAATAACGATCTGTTGGACGCATTTGGGCGAAACGTGAAAACATCATCAGACACGGTTTTTTCCAATTACGTAGACTGTTACATTAAGACAAGTATTAGCACAGTTCACATTGATTTTATAGATGGAAACGAGTTTGatcattattctttttttgataatttagaatattatgatttaaatattttattattatttgtaagtACATCTAATTATGGATCTTTTccaaaaaattgttataaattAGAGGAACACTTAAAAGACCTACttaaagataataaaatagaaaataatttaatgaaaaatattttttatagctCTATCGGGTTTGGGAATAAACAGTATGGAACTAATTACTTTTGTGCTCCTATTAGTACTTGTGACAGACTTCTTTCCACATTAGGAGCTAACAAACTATACAGAACACTTAAATTGTGTAATCAAGAAGATAACGAAGAAATCATTTCTGAATGGAAATGTAATCTGTTCAAAATGCTGAGTTTGTCAATCTTTTTCTACTGTTTTAATTATGCTACAGTGGGAAGACTTGCTCAGCTTTCTATTGATAAAACATACATGGCGTTAAAGTACtacttctcttttttttgcaGTAGTAAGCAAAAACCAGCTCTTGAGGGTGTACAGGATGACAaactaaaaagaaaaaaaaaaaaaaaaaaaaaaggaaaaagaatgGAAGTAAATATGGAAGAAAGAGAAGCAAATGAATTAGAAGTTGGAGTGGATAGAGGAGAACATATGCTTACACAGACATTAGCCCAAACACAACGAAATAAATTGCATAATAAAACAGAACAGTGTTCGTGCAGCTTTGACAGTGGCAATGAAAGCAGAAGTGGAAAAAGCAAAAGCATTATATGTTGCGATGAAAAACGCATGAACAGTGAAGGAAGTTTGGGTAATGAAGTCCATAATGGAAATGCAAGTCTTTGTAATAGTGGTAGTAGCATTGGCATTGGCTGTTCTAGCGATGCAAATAATAGTGGGCATGCCGCTAACAAACGGAAAGGCATAAGGCAACAGGATGAGTGCGATTCAAACAATTGTGAACAATCAACTAGAATCATATCGTCGGAAAGTAGGTCCAATGGGGAAGGGGAAGAGTATTCATATAGTAGCAGCACAGACGTGGGTACTAGTAACAAAACAGCAATGACAAATTGCAGCAGTGGAGATGAAATGGAAGACTTGGTATCAGGTGAACCCAAAGATATGCTAAGTATTAATCAGCGAAATAAATTGACAAAGGAaggatataaaattataggATCACATAGTGCAGTAAAATTATGTAGATGGACTAAATCCCATATAAGAGGAAGAGGAGGATGTTATAAACATACTTTCTATGGTATAATTTCTTATCAATGTATGGAAGCAACTCCAAGCTTAGCTTGTGCAAATAAGTGTGTATTTTGTTGGAGGCATCATAAAAACCCAGTTGGCACAAAATGGAAATGGAATAAAGATAATGCAGAAAGTATTGTGGAACAATCGGTCAAGAAACATCAAGGTAtgataaaagaattaaaaggAGTTCAAAGTGTAATAAGTGAAAGATTTACTAACGGTATGAATATAAGACATTGTGCTTTATCATTAGTTGGTGAACCTATAATGTATCCAGATATTAATAAACTAATTGATGAAttacataaaagaaaaatatcaaCATTTCTAGTTACGAATGCTCAGTTTCCAGAGGAGTTAAAGAAATTACATAAAGTAACACaactatatatatcaatagaTGCACCAAATAAAGAAGCTTTAAGAAATATTGATAGACCTTTGTTTAAGGACTACTGGGAAAGATATATTACatgcataaaaattttaaaaactaGAAAAGAAAGATCAGTATTTAGATTTACCCTTGTTAAAGAGTATAATATGATGGGTGAAGAAATTTTAGGTTATTCTAAATTGATAGAATTAGGTTCTCCTGATTTTATTGAAATTAAGGCAGTAACTTATTGTGGGTCGTCAGAAGGATATCAGTTaactatgaaaaatattccttGGCATGAAGAGGTATATCAGTTCgcttttcatttaataaactCGAAACAGGTTTTATCTgacatatatgaaataacATGTGAGCATAAACAC
- the UFD1 gene encoding ubiquitin fusion degradation protein 1, putative: MDDDFVKAVNKFNAKFSFHNRKNLTKGVNNNVYGKNDKTKQGKADKLKEDLELQYIHNSNNKICQKFLTLPLSKKEDKLSRHSDKVILPVSILKTLEKGTYRNEVEFPYSFSLKNVENNYITHACVLEFSSNEGIILVSENIKENLGIIATSGIIRLLVTYANLPKCDFIKFESLNENINDIKFMKNLLENELSINYSTLTLGDHVHINHLNFYVSELEPDNAVSLINTDIVVDICKRKIMCEQFSTFQNVEDTPYEVINSTTTNVNSSMKCGIKKYKYMINYNILELLKKDKININFLLSSNDVDNFNIFISFPPYDSVSETMHHLHFDDCSKDIQINRDIIKKCLKIHFVCFMKEQADDVQEKLDATKERLDEQDPFLEYIYDQYFPHIIYIGISYTTENEVQYSLSSKVDSESRKTIKEQIDNTNKNKTNDRIPNNKLNELRENCKNELIYVTCDNCLKQILENNINMHKIHCLNNISLCNICKKPFNKKDILDHIHCEICNEGIKIAEKNKHNFLWHTKIKCTCQKYFYRKQFIFHQKLFCPKKIIFCAFCNIFTVSAANIFNEDYILANFLDKFDSYNGTSNDNNSSSSSSSSNNNNELTVKSIDYYFQLMHKNFHFFVKHINSTEHEKYCGSKSVMCVICKTNMYRNRYFTHLNLMHNMDKKESFKIINENTDV, encoded by the exons ATGGATGATGATTTTGTCAAAGCTGTGAATAAATTTAATGCAAAATTTAGTTTtcataatagaaaaaatctTACAAAGGGTGTTAATAACAATGTATATGGAAAGAAcgataaaacaaaacaaggGAAAGCTGATAAACTAAAGGAGGATTTAgaattacaatatatacacaattCGAATAATAAGATTTGTCAAAAATTTCTGACCCTTCCCCTtagtaaaaaagaagataagTTGAGTAGGCATTCGGATAAAGTTATACTG CCCGTGTCAATACTGAAAACCCTCGAAAAAGGAACTTATCGGAACGAAGTAGAATTTCCTTATTCGTTTAGCCTAAAAAATGTagagaataattatattaccCATGCATGTGTTTTAGAATTTAGCTCAAATGAAGGAATAATATTAGTAtcagaaaatataaaagaaaatttaggCATAATAGCAACTAGTGGAATAATAAGACTCTTAGTAACTTATGCAAATTTACCGAAATgtgattttataaaatttgaatcattaaatgaaaatattaatgatataaaatttatgaagAATTTATTGGAAAATGAATTAAGCATAAATTATAGTACCCTAACTTTAGGAGACCATGTTCATATTAatcatttgaatttttatgtaaGTGAGTTAGAGCCAGATAATGCTGTGTCGTTAATAAATACAGATATTGTTGTGGATATATGTAAACGCAAAATTATGTGTGAACAATTTAGTACTTTTCAAAATGTTGAAGATACACCATATGAAGTGATTAATAGTACAACTACAAATGTTAATAGTAGTATGAAGtgtggaataaaaaaatataagtatatgataaattataacattttggaattgttaaaaaaggataagattaacataaattttttattaagttcGAACGATGTAGataatttcaatatttttatttcatttccaCCATATGATTCGGTCTCAGAAACGATGCATCATTTGCATTTCGATGATTGTAGTAAAgatattcaaataaatagggatattataaaaaaatgcttaaaaatacatttcgTTTGTTTCATGAAAGAACAAGCAGATGATGTCCAGGAAAAGCTTGATGCCACGAAGGAACGGCTTGACGAACAAGACCCttttttagaatatatatatgatcaaTACTTTCcccatataatatacataggTATATCATATACCACGGAAAACGAAGTACAATACAGCTTATCATCAAAAGTAGATAGCGAAAGTAGAAAAACAATCAAAGAACAGATTGACAATAcgaataaaaacaaaacaaacgACAGAATCCCaaacaataaattaaatgaattacgcgaaaattgtaaaaatgaacTAATTTATGTAACATGTGATAATTgtttaaaacaaattttggaaaataatataaacatgcataaaattcattgtttaaataatatttctctATGTAATATCTGTAAAAAACCGTTTAATAAGAAAGATATCCTTGATCATATTCATTGTGAGATATGTAATGAAGGTATAAAGATAgctgaaaaaaataagcataattttttatggcatacaaaaataaaatgtacatgccaaaaatatttttatagaaaacaattcatttttcatcagaaattattttgtccaaaaaaaattatattctgtgcattttgtaatatatttaccgTTTCCGctgcaaatatttttaatgaagaCTATATCCTTGCCAACTTTCTCGATAAATTTGATAGTTATAATGGTACCAGCAATgacaataatagtagtagtagtagtagtagtagcaataataataatgagtTAACTGTAAAATCAATTGACTATTATTTCCAGCTAATGcacaaaaattttcatttttttgtcaAACACATTAACAGCACGGAACATGAAAAATACTGTGGGTCCAAGTCTGTGATGTGCGTTATTTGCAAAACTAACATGTACAGAAATAGGTATTTTAcccatttaaatttaatgcataatatggataaaaaggaatcatttaaaattataaatgaaaatacagACGTGTAG
- the TOM22 gene encoding mitochondrial import receptor subunit TOM22, putative — translation MYDPNHNTYHNTYLQYIPIRDSYNLYLFIIYLKMGMIYSKILKANEENLLLSKKPMLNFKRNDTIKIKNKLRLAKNKINNFLKKGIKTTSWVVWIAGVSVVVLITPIAFQYEKECQLFEMQAQFFQAQQAANVPQLN, via the coding sequence atgtatgacCCAAACCACAATACATACCATAATACGTACCTACAATATATACCTATAAGAGACTCGTACAATTTATACTTATTCATCATATACCTTAAAATGGGAAtgatatattcaaaaattttgaagGCGAATGAAGAAAATTTGTTACTATCGAAAAAACCAATgctaaattttaaaagaaatgatacaattaaaataaaaaataaattgagaCTAGcgaagaataaaataaataattttttaaaaaaaggaattaaaaCAACATCATGGGTTGTGTGGATAGCTGGAGTTTCAGTTGTTGTTTTAATTACTCCAATTGCTTTTCAGTATGAGAAGGAATGTCAGCTTTTTGAAATGCAGGCACAGTTTTTTCAAGCACAACAAGCAGCCAATGTACCTCAGTTAAACTGA
- the PmUG01_10020000 gene encoding 50S ribosomal protein L12, apicoplast, putative has product MKCKRRVLSNLTRKKKVENLCGQKKKRSKLLSVGLFKIFSKPIFRLLLIIYILLLHLVDVVKSFKLSNEQNKFNCNNFLYYENKSNDNYGRKNFLNYKSRPVLKKDIIINSNKIFKLKSEKVDKIIDSLKELTLLEASELVKKIELTFSVDARQNLDSSKGTQENKTNESETNAKEEEEDDENKVYDLILENIEPNKKIPIIKIVKEIKKDLNLKQAKDIVDNLPQTLFEKINKETADKWKTKLTDAGGVVKLK; this is encoded by the coding sequence ATGAAATGTAAAAGGAGAGTACTTTCAAATTTgacaagaaaaaagaaagttgAAAATTTGTGTggtcagaaaaaaaaaagatctaAATTGTTATCAGTCGGattgtttaaaatatttagtaaGCCCATTTTTCGTCTCCttctaataatatacatattattattacatctTGTTGATGTAGTTAAAAGTTTTAAGCTTTCGAATGAGCAAAATAAGTTTAAttgcaataattttttatattacgaAAACAAGTCAAATGATAATTATGggagaaaaaattttttaaattataaaagtagacctgttttaaaaaaagatataataattaacagtaataaaatatttaaattaaaaagcgAAAAAGTAGACAAGATAATTGATAGTTTGAAAGAGTTAACTTTGTTAGAAGCAAGTGAActagttaaaaaaattgaattaacATTTTCTGTTGATGCAAGGCAAAATCTAGATAGTTCTAAGGGTACacaagaaaataaaacaaatgaatCTGAAACTAATgcaaaagaagaagaagaagatgaTGAGAATAAAGTCTACGATttaattttagaaaatattgaacctaataaaaaaatacccataattaaaattgttaaagaaataaaaaaagacttGAATTTAAAACAAGCCAAGGACATAGTGGACAACTTACCTCAAAcactttttgaaaaaattaacaagGAAACTGCAGATAAGTGGAAAACAAAATTGACCGATGCAGGGGGGGTTGTTAAGTTGAAGTAA
- the PmUG01_10020100 gene encoding conserved Plasmodium protein, unknown function → MEKNENSCELLNSNVSLFELSSETNLKVNIINNNKHFVDYYLNALENKQIEKIKYFDIDITEDVNDINESFSAPLTLSDQYEEDYLQFKINKYLSCCNDSSYAKRILLQDMNITVGEKKNEENG, encoded by the coding sequence atggaaaaaaatgaaaattccTGTGAACTGTTAAACAGTAACGTGTCGTTGTTTGAGTTATCATCTGAAACAAATTTGAAGGTTAACATAATAAACAATAACAAACATTTTGTCGACTATTATTTGAATGCACtagaaaataaacaaatagaaaaaataaaatattttgatatagACATAACAGAAGATGTAAACGACATAAATGAATCCTTTTCTGCTCCTTTGACTTTGAGTGATCAGTATGAAGAAGATTACTTgcaatttaaaattaataaatacttaTCATGTTGTAATGACAGCTCTTATGCTAAAAGAATTTTGTTACAGGATATGAATATCACAGTAGGTGAAAAGAAGAACGAAGAAAACGGTTGA
- the RBG1 gene encoding ribosome-interacting GTPase 1, putative, with amino-acid sequence MSILQKIADIEAEMAKTQKNKATNFHLGLLKAKLSKLKAQLIEGGTKGGGEGEGFDVSKTGDARIGLVGFPSVGKSTLLNKLTGTFSEVASYEFTTLTCVPGIFKYKGAKMQLLDLPGIIEGAKDGKGRGKQVIAVAKSCSLILIVLDVLKPLTFKKIIEKELEGFGIRLNKKPPNIVFQKKDKGGINITHTVPLVNIDEEMIKSICHEYRIMNANISIRCEATVDDIIDVIEGNRLYVPCIYVLNKVDQITLEELDLITRIPHNVPISAHLEWNLDGLLEAIWTYLDLVRIYTKPKGQIPDYDSPVILKKERSKVENFCKKIHRSLVNQLKYALVWGKSVKHNPQKVGKDHELNDEDVVQLVKK; translated from the coding sequence ATGTcgattttacaaaaaatcgCCGATATCGAGGCCGAAATGGCCAAGACACAGAAAAACAAGGCAACGAACTTTCACTTAGGTTTACTAAAAGCGAAATTGTCAAAACTTAAAGCACAACTTATAGAAGGAGGAACAAAAGGTGGAGGAGAAGGGGAAGGATTTGATGTTTCTAAAACAGGAGATGCAAGAATAGGTCTTGTTGGTTTTCCCTCAGTAGGAAAATCtactttattaaataaattaacaggTACCTTTTCCGAAGTAGCATCATATGAGTTTACTACGTTAACATGTGTACCtggtatatttaaatataaaggaGCAAAAATGCAATTATTAGATTTGCCTGGAATTATAGAAGGAGCAAAAGATGGAAAAGGTAGAGGAAAGCAAGTTATAGCAGTTGCTAAAAGTTGTTCcctaatattaatagtattaGACGTTTTAAAACCattaacttttaaaaaaattattgaaaaagAATTAGAAGGATTTGGAATtagattaaataaaaagccACCAAATAtcgtttttcaaaaaaaagataaaggaggtataaatataacacatACTGTTCCACTTGTTAATATAGATGAAGAAATGATTAAATCGATTTGCCATGAATACAGAATTATGAATGCTAATATATCTATAAGGTGTGAAGCAACAGTTGATGATATTATAGATGTAATAGAAGGTAATAGATTATATGTaccatgtatatatgttctaAATAAAGTTGATCAAATAACTTTAGAAGAACTAGATCTAATAACTCGTATACCTCATAATGTACCTATATCTGCACATTTGGAATGGAATTTAGATGGTTTATTAGAAGCAATATGGACTTACTTAGATCTTGTACGTATTTATACCAAACCAAAAGGACAGATACCTGATTACGATTCACCagttattttgaaaaaagaaagatcAAAAGTTGAAaacttttgtaaaaaaatacatagaTCTTTAGTTAATCAATTGAAATATGCGTTAGTATGGGGAAAATCCGTAAAACATAATCCGCAAAAAGTCGGAAAAGATCACGAACTAAATGATGAAGACGTTGTACAATTGGTTAAGAAGTAA
- the PmUG01_10020300 gene encoding conserved Plasmodium protein, unknown function — MDDTPHIIVLSYDEKKFKDFLSFLETKFEFLEKYAHSETYRVRFDSEKKNVKDVNINCFIFKKEAKVKIVNKYYSADVIISCCIIRIGDQKDEENISGKENKENEKECSGDNENEKECSGDDENEKEKINEVKSLKEINANEIPCESVIFLFDDFCIKEKTVVKENPFRNYDEDCTEYIKDTLNGKMIRNENFDLSNLYKGIGIKIAVFPLSFQKENKEYLNFFSDYFIECLYINYERDFLYKYPEQVITSTNSGGQKLKKEEKNFSKLEDFFEEGDERLVEALHCHMWKGLQIKKDNLIVRSVAIPNEQVVTSAKELRSNEIVRISEKVGNCEDVKCDKNAKLIKKMSVSADNKEELFMQNFNKIVEKIRLAKNENTNCVNDSTRRKKAEDLIIELQQYFCDIDED, encoded by the coding sequence ATGGATGACACCCCACATATTATTGTGTTGTCATATgacgaaaaaaaattcaaagaTTTCTTATCCTTCTTAGAGAcaaaatttgaatttttggaaaaatatgCGCATTCAGAGACCTACAGGGTCCGATTTGATAGTGAAAAGAAGAATGTAAAAgatgttaatataaattgctttatttttaaaaaggaagcaaaagtaaaaattgtaaataaatactaCAGTGCAGATGTTATTATATCATGTTGTATTATTCGGATAGGGGACCAAAAggatgaagaaaatatatcgggtaaagaaaataaagagaatGAAAAAGAATGCTCAGGtgataatgaaaatgaaaaagaatgCTCAGGtgatgatgaaaatgaaaaagaaaaaataaatgaagtcAAATCGCTCAAAGAAATAAATGCGAATGAAATACCCTGTGAGagtgttatttttttatttgacgatttttgtataaaggaaaaaacagtAGTTAAAGAAAATCCATTTAGAAATTATGATGAAGATTGCacagaatatataaaagatacattaaatggaaaaatgataagaaatgaaaattttgatctttctaatttatataaggGTATTGGCATAAAAATTGCTGTATTTCCTCTATCttttcaaaaagaaaataaagaatatcTTAACTTCTTTAGCGACTATTTTATTGaatgcttatatataaattatgaacgcgactttttgtataaatatcCTGAACAAGTAATAACTTCAACAAATTCTGGAggtcaaaaattaaaaaaagaagaaaaaaattttagtaaaCTTGAGGACTTTTTTGAAGAAGGGGATGAAAGGTTGGTAGAAGCTCTTCACTGTCATATGTGGAAGGGACTACAAATCAAGAAGGACAACCTTATTGTTCGAAGCGTTGCCATACCAAATGAGCAGGTTGTAACAAGTGCCAAGGAGTTAAGAAGCAATGAAATAGTAAGAATCTCCGAAAAAGTAGGAAACTGTGAAGACGTAAAATGTGACAAAAATGCaaaacttataaaaaaaatgagcgTGTCAGCAGATAATAAAGAAGAACTTTTCAtgcaaaattttaataaaatcgtagaaaaaataagattagCTAAAAATGAGAATACAAATTGTGTTAATGACTCAACAAGAAGAAAGAAAGCAGAGGATTTAATTATTGAATTGCAACAATATTTTTGTGATATCGATGAAGATTAA
- the PmUG01_10020400 gene encoding conserved Plasmodium protein, unknown function, whose protein sequence is MNVFHVLNRFLASTGGVLLVVYEFLRIYKSDINPIYDNLYMLDNPYVPFSSFMLLSLTYLFLNMFSFSKNSMSNNLRGFLGCFLVSYSFLFFINQVYICFEYNKINSPKLAVSIYLCVYMFLYLCSLCIESLRSFSKKKVIKEKQQAAIKIEV, encoded by the exons ATGAATGTTTTTCATGTTTTAAATCGATTTTTAGCATCAACTGGAGGAGTGCTTTTAGTTGTTTACGAATTTTTGAGAATTTATAAAAGTGATATAAATCCAATATACGATAATTTATACATGCTGGATAACCCTTATGTCCCATTTTCATCTTTTATGTTACTTAGTCTTACGTActtatttttgaatatgttcagtttttcaaaaaatagcATGTCAAATAACTTAAGAG GATTTTTGGGCTGCTTCTTAGTTTCCTactcttttttgttttttataaatcaAGTGTATATTTGTTTTG aatataacaaaataaattcacCAAAATTAGCAGTATCGATTTATCTTTGCGTTTATATGTTCCTTTACCTCTGTTCATTATGTATCGAATCCCTTAGAagcttttcaaaaaaaaaggttattAAGGAAAAGCAACAAGCGGCTATTAAAATAGAAGTATAA